A portion of the Hydractinia symbiolongicarpus strain clone_291-10 chromosome 10, HSymV2.1, whole genome shotgun sequence genome contains these proteins:
- the LOC130612290 gene encoding 40S ribosomal protein S18 gives MAIVVPEKFQHILRVMNTNIDGKTKIMYAMTSIKGVGRRFSNLCLKKADIDMTKRAGELSDEEVERLVTIMQNPRQYKIPDYFLNRQKDIKDGKFSQVLANGLDNKLREDLERLKKIRAHRGLRHYWGLRVRGQHTKTTGRKGRTVGVSKKKN, from the exons ATG gcTATCGTTGTGCCAGAAAAATTCCAACATATTCTTCGTGTTATGAACACAAACATTGAtggtaaaacaaaaattatgtaTGCTATGACCTCAATCAAAGGAGTTGGACGAAGGTTTTCCAATCTTTGTTTGAAGAAAGCCGATATTGACATGACTAAAAGAGCTGGTGAATTGTCAGATGAGGAAGTAGAACGCCTAGTCACTATTATGCAAAACCCTCGTCAATATAAAATTCCAGATTATTTCCTAAATAGACAAAAAGATATTAAAGATGGAAAGTTCTCTCAG gTTCTTGCCAATGGTTTGGATAACAAACTCCGTGAAGATTTAGAacgattaaaaaaaatcagagcCCATCGTGGTCTGAGACATTACTGGGG tcTTCGAGTCAGAGGTCAACACACAAAGACAACTGGCCGTAAGGGAAGAACTGTTGGTGTATccaagaaaaagaattaa
- the LOC130612091 gene encoding stomatin-like isoform X2, with protein sequence MFKNNSVNDADAVQFHRDAEGLGSCTWILAFISFIIVALTFPLSLFFCLKIVQEYERAVIFRVGRLLPGNDAKGPGIFFILPCIDTYMKVDLRVVSFDVPPQEILTRDSVTVAVDAVVYFRISNPIWSVVNVEDAHRSTKLLAQTTLRNELGTKNLSELLVEREKISHSIQRILDEATDPWGMKVERVEVKDVRLPQQLQRAMAAEAEASREARAKVIAAKGEMNAARALKEASDVIAESPQALQLRYLQTLQTISAEKNSTIIFPLPIDMLNM encoded by the exons ATGCCGAGGGTTTGGGCTCATGCACGTGGATTCTTGCATTTATTTCGTTCATTATCGTTGCATTGACGTTTCCATTGTCACTGTTTTTTTGTCTGAAG ATCGTGCAAGAGTACGAGCGTGCAGTTATATTCCGTGTTGGTCGTTTACTGCCTGGAAATGACGCCAAAGGACCTGGAATATTCTTTATCCTTCCTTGTATCGACACGTACATGAAAGTCGACTTGCGCGTCGTGTCTTTTGACGTTCCGCCGCAAGAAATTTTGACGCGCGACAGTGTGACGGTGGCTGTTGACGCTGTCGTATACTTTCGAATATCCAATCCTATTTGGTCTGTTGTGAATGTCGAAGATGCTCATCGCTCGACAAAGCTATTAGCTCAAACTACTCTGCGTAATGAACTTGGTACTAAGAATTTAAGCGAGTTGCTCGTTGAGCGAGAAAAAATCAGTCACTCGATTCAACGCATATTAGACGAAGCGACAGATCCATGGGGAATGAAAGTAGAGCGCGTGGAAGTGAAAGATGTGAGATTACCCCAACAGTTGCAAAGAGCTATGGCGGCAGAAGCAGAAGCATCAAGAGAAGCCAGGGCTAAG GTCATCGCTGCAAAAGGCGAAATGAATGCTGCACGTGCGTTGAAAGAAGCATCTGACGTCATTGCAGAATCCCCACAAGCGTTACAGCTTCGATACTTGCAGACACTTCAAACCATCTCAGCGGAAAAGAATTCGACCATCATATTTCCGTTACCCATCGACATGTTAAACATGTAG
- the LOC130612091 gene encoding stomatin-like isoform X1 produces the protein MKNNKDLENQRDEREFKSKDAEGLGSCTWILAFISFIIVALTFPLSLFFCLKIVQEYERAVIFRVGRLLPGNDAKGPGIFFILPCIDTYMKVDLRVVSFDVPPQEILTRDSVTVAVDAVVYFRISNPIWSVVNVEDAHRSTKLLAQTTLRNELGTKNLSELLVEREKISHSIQRILDEATDPWGMKVERVEVKDVRLPQQLQRAMAAEAEASREARAKVIAAKGEMNAARALKEASDVIAESPQALQLRYLQTLQTISAEKNSTIIFPLPIDMLNM, from the exons ATGAAGAACAATAAGGATTTGGAAAATCAGAGAGACGAAAGAGAATTTAAGTCCaaag ATGCCGAGGGTTTGGGCTCATGCACGTGGATTCTTGCATTTATTTCGTTCATTATCGTTGCATTGACGTTTCCATTGTCACTGTTTTTTTGTCTGAAG ATCGTGCAAGAGTACGAGCGTGCAGTTATATTCCGTGTTGGTCGTTTACTGCCTGGAAATGACGCCAAAGGACCTGGAATATTCTTTATCCTTCCTTGTATCGACACGTACATGAAAGTCGACTTGCGCGTCGTGTCTTTTGACGTTCCGCCGCAAGAAATTTTGACGCGCGACAGTGTGACGGTGGCTGTTGACGCTGTCGTATACTTTCGAATATCCAATCCTATTTGGTCTGTTGTGAATGTCGAAGATGCTCATCGCTCGACAAAGCTATTAGCTCAAACTACTCTGCGTAATGAACTTGGTACTAAGAATTTAAGCGAGTTGCTCGTTGAGCGAGAAAAAATCAGTCACTCGATTCAACGCATATTAGACGAAGCGACAGATCCATGGGGAATGAAAGTAGAGCGCGTGGAAGTGAAAGATGTGAGATTACCCCAACAGTTGCAAAGAGCTATGGCGGCAGAAGCAGAAGCATCAAGAGAAGCCAGGGCTAAG GTCATCGCTGCAAAAGGCGAAATGAATGCTGCACGTGCGTTGAAAGAAGCATCTGACGTCATTGCAGAATCCCCACAAGCGTTACAGCTTCGATACTTGCAGACACTTCAAACCATCTCAGCGGAAAAGAATTCGACCATCATATTTCCGTTACCCATCGACATGTTAAACATGTAG